In Gossypium hirsutum isolate 1008001.06 chromosome D06, Gossypium_hirsutum_v2.1, whole genome shotgun sequence, one genomic interval encodes:
- the LOC121218149 gene encoding probable LRR receptor-like serine/threonine-protein kinase At2g16250: MGAQRNVLPILFLALISFLTHSVLTQRVTINSQTERRALLDLRSSLGLRGKDWPIKTDPCTTWTGIRCQNGTVTNITVSGLRRTRIGRLYPRFNVDSLVNLTRLISFNASGFHLPGSIPDLFGNRLVHLEVLDLRSCNISGSIPSSLGNSFRLSSLYLSNNNLAGSIPSVLGELKNLKSLDLSINSLTGSIPSSFGSLINIEKLQLSSNYLSGSIPLSLSSLKALKVLNVSDNNLSGSIPVQFSNLSKLLELDLSKNSLYGSLPVEFTMLKSLQKMIIENNELDGRLPVDLFSNLVELQVVDLSGNKLDGNVNGSFWSMPNLTFFDVSNNNFSGHLPAPSSNHSVAPGAVFNLSNNQFYGTLDFSLGMFKFIDVSGNYLQGIVNDGERNASVNMNCFYRPNQRSLDDCRIFYNERGLHFDNSGAPPSTAAKSSSGSRRWIFILAGVLGGLGFILVLVLVLVLLLRRYNTGLMNQRRSTDIGPVRESDSAPQLPKDPTNVSG, from the coding sequence ATGGGAGCTCAAAGAAATGTGTTACCAATCTTATTTTTAGCTCTAATCTCGTTCTTGACTCATTCCGTGTTAACTCAGCGAGTTACAATAAACTCACAAACCGAACGGCGAGCATTACTCGACCTCCGTTCATCGTTGGGTCTCCGAGGCAAAGACTGGCCGATCAAAACCGACCCCTGCACCACCTGGACCGGTATCCGATGTCAAAACGGCACCGTTACGAACATCACCGTTTCCGGTTTAAGAAGAACCAGAATCGGACGGTTGTATCCCCGGTTCAACGTCGATTCATTGGTGAATTTGACCCGTTTAATCTCTTTCAACGCTTCCGGGTTCCATCTTCCCGGTTCAATCCCTGATTTGTTCGGAAACCGGTTGGTTCATCTCGAAGTACTTGATCTCCGATCATGTAATATCTCTGGTTCAATCCCTAGTTCACTCGGTAACTCGTTCCGACTCAGTTCTTTATATCTTAGTAACAATAACCTTGCTGGTTCAATCCCTTCCGTATTGGGTGAATTGAAGAACTTAAAATCACTTGATCTTTCGATTAATTCACTTACTGGGTCGATTCCATCAAGCTTTGGGTCACTTATAAACATTGAAAAGCTTCAACTTAGTTCAAATTACTTATCTGGGTCAATTCCACTTAGTTTATCTTCATTAAAAGCTCTTAAAGTCTTAAATGTCTCTGATAATAACCTCTCTGGTTCAATCCCTGTTCAATTTAGTAACCTTTCTAAGTTACTTGAACTTGATCTTAGTAAAAATTCATTGTATGGATcattacctgttgaattcaccATGTTGAAAAGCTTACAAAAGATGATAATCGAAAACAACGAGCTCGACGGTCGTTTACCGGTTGatttgttttcgaatcttgttgAGTTACAAGTTGTGGATTTGAGTGGGAACAAGCTTGATGGTAATGTTAATGGTAGTTTTTGGTCAATGCCTAATTTGACATTCTTCGATGTATCGAATAACAACTTTTCGGGTCATTTACCAGCTCCTAGTTCTAACCATAGTGTTGCTCCGGGTGCCGTGTTTAATTTGTCAAACAATCAGTTTTACGGAACTTTGGATTTTTCGCTCGGGATGTTCAAATTCATTGATGTATCGGGTAACTATTTGCAAGGCATAGTTAATGATGGTGAAAGGAATGCTAGTGTTAACATGAATTGCTTTTATCGACCAAACCAGAGGAGTTTGGATGATTGTAGGATCTTTTATAACGAAAGAGGGTTACATTTTGATAATTCTGGGGCACCACCATCAACTGCTGCAAAATCTAGTTCTGGGAGCCGAAGATGGATATTTATCTTGGCCGGAGTACTTGGTGGACTTGGCTTCATTTTAGTTTTGGTATTGGTGCTAGTGCTGCTCTTGAGACGGTATAATACGGGGCTTATGAATCAAAGACGGAGTACCGATATAGGGCCTGTTCGGGAAAGTGATAGCGCCCCTCAACTTCCTAAAGATCCTACAAATGTATCCGGTTAA